In Toxotes jaculatrix isolate fToxJac2 chromosome 12, fToxJac2.pri, whole genome shotgun sequence, the following are encoded in one genomic region:
- the rps14 gene encoding 40S ribosomal protein S14 — protein MAPRKGKEKKEEQVISLGPQVAEGENVFGVCHIFASFNDTFVHVTDLSGKETICRVTGGMKVKADRDESSPYAAMLAAQDVAQRCKELGITALHIKLRATGGNRTKTPGPGAQSALRALARSGMKIGRIEDVTPIPSDSTRRKGGRRGRRL, from the exons ATGGCTCCTCGTaaagggaaggagaagaaggaggagcaggtcatCAGTCTGGGTCCTCAGGTGGCCGAAGGAGAGAATGTGTTCGGAGTTTGTCACATCTTCGCCTCCTTCAACGACACCTTCGTCCACGTCACCGACCTCTCCGGGAA GGAGACGATCTGCCGTGTGACAGGTGGGATGAAGGTGAAGGCCGACAGAGACGAGTCGTCTCCGTACGCTGCCATGTTGGCGGCTCAGGACGTCGCTCAGCGCTGCAAAGAGCTGGGAATCACAGCACTGCACATCAAGCTGAGGGCCACCGGAGgaaacag GACGAAGACCCCGGGTCCTGGAGCTCAGTCTGCGCTCAGAGCTCTGGCTCGATCCGGCATGAAGATCGGACGCATCG aggaCGTCACTCCGATCCCGTCAGACTCGACCAGGAGGAAGGGCGGACGTCGCGGTCGCCGTCTGTAA
- the camk2a gene encoding LOW QUALITY PROTEIN: calcium/calmodulin-dependent protein kinase type II subunit alpha (The sequence of the model RefSeq protein was modified relative to this genomic sequence to represent the inferred CDS: inserted 2 bases in 1 codon; substituted 1 base at 1 genomic stop codon) — translation MATVICTRFTEEYQLYEELGKGAFSVVRRCVKVLSGQEYAAKIINTKKLSARDHQKLDREARICRLLKHPNIVRLHDSISEEAHHYLIFDLVTGGELFEDIVAREYYSEADASHCIQQILEAVLHCHQMGVVHRDLKPENLLLASKSKGAAVKLADFGLAIEVEGDQQAWFGFAGTPGYLSPEVLRKDPYGKAVDLWACGVILYILLVGYPPFWDEDQHRLYQQIKAGAYDFPSPEWDTVTPEAKDLINKMLTINPAKRITAAEALKHPWISHRSTVASCMHRQETVECLKKFNARRKLKGAILTTMLATRNFSGGKSGSNKKADGVKESSESTNTTIEDEDTRVRKQDIIKVTEQLIEAISNGDFESYTKMCDPAVTAFEPEALGNLVEGLDFHRFYFENLWSKNSKPVHTTILNPHIHLVGDEAACIAYIRVTQYIDANGTPRTAQSEETRVWHRRDGKWQIVHFHRSGSASTLSKXEQANFQSXRVFDGAIVALTTD, via the exons ATGGCAACGGTCATCTGCACTCGTTTCACCGAAGAGTATCAGCTGTACGAGGAGCTGGGCAA GGGAGCGTTTTCAGTGGTGCGGCGCTGTGTGAAGGTGCTGTCGGGTCAGGAGTACGCCGCCAAAATCATCAACACCAAGAAACTGTCAGCCAGAG atcATCAGAAGTTGGACCGTGAAGCTCGAATCTGTCGTTTACTGAAACACCCCAACATCG ttCGGCTACATGACAGCATCTCAGAGGAGGCACATCATTACCTCATCTTTGACCT GGTAACAGGTGGAGAGTTATTTGAAGATATTGTAGCCAGAGAATATTACAGTGAAGCTGACGCCAG CCACTGTATCCAGCAGATTTTGGAGGCGGTTCTACACTGTCACCAGATGGGCGTGGTCCACCGAGACCTGAAG CCAGAGAACCTGCTGCTGGCCTCTAAGTCAAAAGGAGCAGCAGTGAAACTGGCCGACTTCGGCCTCGCCATAGAGGTGGAAGGAGACCAGCAGGCCTGGTTTG gctTTGCGGGGACCCCAGGTTATCTGTCTCCAGAGGTTTTAAGGAAGGATCCGTACGGAAAAGCAGTCGACCTCTGGGCTTGTG gtGTGATTCTCTACATCTTATTGGTCGGTTATCCTCCATTCTGGGATGAAGATCAGCATCGTCTCTACCAGCAGATCAAAGCTGGAGCTTATGAT TTCCCATCTCCAGAGTGGGACACAGTGACTCCTGAAGCCAAGGATCTCATTAATAAGATGTTGACCATTAATCCGGCCAAACGGATCACAGCTGCTGAGGCGCTAAAGCACCCCTGGATCTCT CATCGCTCCACAGTGGCGTCCTGCatgcacagacaggaaacagtcGAGTGTCTGAAGAAGTTTAACGCCAGGAGGAAACTCAAG GGGGCCATTCTGACCACCATGTTGGCCACCAGAAATTTCTCAG GAGGAAAGAGCGGCAGCAACAAGAAGGCCGACGGAGTCAAG GAATCTTCTGAGAGCACAAACACCACCATCGAGGATGAAGATACCCGAG tgagGAAACAGGACATCATTAAAGTCACTGAGCAGCTTATTGAGGCGATCAGCAACGGAGACTTTGAGAGCTACAC TAAAATGTGTGACCCGGCTGTGACGGCGTTTGAGCCCGAGGCGTTGGGGAATCTCGTCGAAGGCCTGGACTTCcaccgcttttattttgaaaact TGTGGTCCAAGAACAGTAAACCGGTCCACACCACCATCCTGAACCCTCACATCCACCTGGTCGGGGACGAGGCTGCCTGCATCGCCTACATCAGAGTTACGCAGTACATCGACGCCAATGGGACGCCTCGTACCGCCCAATCAGAGGAGACCAGGGTGTGGCACCGCCGTGACGGGAAGTGGCAGATTGTCCACTTCCACCGCTCAGGCTCCGCCTCCACACTCAGCAAGTAAGAACAAG CTAACTTCCAGAG CCGGGTCTTTGATGGGGCCATCGTCGCCTTGACAACAGATTGA
- the sra1 gene encoding steroid receptor RNA activator 1, whose translation MEDMYVKPGNQERGWNDPPQFSYGLQMARGPQRNLLNKRAAPPAPGAETPRPAPPSTSPLGPPLCGVAPPPLHPAHPPPGGVATPPPPSGPMRSQRKADSSQSESEPDVEAVVLVLKRALAACRHTVKDQVCNDVAKRLRLLEDSWRSGRLSLSVRRRMDALAQELQSGHWDLADEIHRSLMVDHVTEVSQWMVGVKRLIAETRKLSPELLEPLQNPAEPVQDPVSQS comes from the exons ATGGAGGACATGTACGTTAAACCAG GTAACCAGGAGCGGGGCTGGAACGACCCCCCACAGTTCTCGTACGGCCTTCAGATGGCCCGCGGACCACAGAGGAACCTCCTGAACAAGCGAGCGGCTCCGCCTGCTCCAG GTGCAGAAACCCCACGCCCtgcccctccctccacctcccccctGGGTCCACCCCTGTGTGGTGTAGCCCCGCCCCCTCTACACCCAG CTCATCCTCCACCTGGTGGCGTGGCCACGCCCCCACCTCCTTCAGGACCAATGAGAAGTCAGAGGAAGGCAGATAGCAGCCAATCGGAGAGTGAGCCTGATGTGGAGGCCGTGGTGTTGGTGTTGAAGCGAGCGCTGGCTGCCTGCAGACACACCGTGAAA GATCAGGTGTGTAATGATGTGGCGAAGAGGCTGCGGCTCCTGGAGGACAGCTGGAGGTCAGGTAGACTGAGCCTATCTGTCAGGAGACGCATGGACGCCCTGGCTCAAG agcTGCAGTCAGGTCACTGGGATTTGGCTGATGAGATCCATCGCTCTCTGATGGTTGATCATGTGACCGAGGTCAGCCAATGGATGGTCGGTGTCAAACGACTCATCGCTGAGACCCGGAAGCTGAGTCCAGAGCTCCTAGAACCACTTCAGAACCCTGCAGAACCAGTCCAGGACCCAGTCTCCCAGTCCTGA